One Solanum lycopersicum chromosome 2, SLM_r2.1 genomic region harbors:
- the LOC138341993 gene encoding uncharacterized protein, producing the protein MASHLRDFTLMNPSNIYWSMVKEDPHDFIDEVYKILLYMGLFTSEKADFGTYQLGDVAKALYVEWRDYMPLRGGTVIWEIFKNIFIDRFFTKKMRESKVVEFITLRQGGMGVHEYSLKFTKQSKYAHSFVSDPRDEMSRFMRGLSDDLKEECHSAMLHENMNISRLMVHAKHVEDKWAKRKSRDAKRSRSLDSGS; encoded by the coding sequence ATGGCCTCCCATTTAAGGGATTTCACTTTGATGAATCCTTCTAATATCTACTGGTCTATGGTTAAGGAAGACCCCCATGATTTCATCGATGAAGTCTATAAGATACTCTTGTATATGGGGTTATTCACTAGTGAGAAGGCTGACTTTGGCACTTATCAACTCGGGGATGTGGCTAAAGCATTGTATGTGGAATGGAGGGATTATATGCCATTAAGAGGTGGTACGGTGATTTGGGAAATcttcaagaatatttttattgataggTTCTTCACCAAAAAGATGAGGGAAtctaaagtggtggagttcatcacccttcgccaaggaggtatgggtgttcatgaatactccttaaaattcacaaaacaatcaaaatatgCTCATTCTTTCGTTTctgatcctagagatgaaatgagccgCTTTATGAGGGGGTTGTCGGATGATTTGAAAGAGGAGTGTCACTCGGCTATGCTACATGAGAACATGAATATTTCCCGCCTTATGGTACATGCCAAACATGTGGAAGATAAATGGgctaagaggaagagtagagatgctaagaggtCAAGATCCCTTGATAGTGGTTCTtga